The region AAAACGGCGAAAACGAGTTTCCCCATTTGCGTTGCCCTCTGGTCGGCCGGGATGTCCTAAGAAGGGAATGTGCGTTGCGAGAGAGAAAGAGGGAGAGCTAAGGTGTTTGAGTTTCCTGTTTTAGGCTCCGCTGCCTGGCTGGCGGCGCGCGCTAAGTTTGTCTTTTTGAACCACGACGCGGTGGATTCCGCTGTCGAAACCTGGGGACATCTTGTGCAAAAGGTCCCGTCATGGAAGCAGCCCTTTCACTATTGGGATGGGACGGAAGAGACGGCCCGCTGGATTTTTGTTCTGGACGTGCTCAACCACTGTTTCTGGCCCGACCCCGGCGACCCCTTGTGGGAAGTGGAGATGGACGGCACCTGGTATTCGGGTTACTGCGGCTTGGCGGCAGCCTTGAAAAAGGCTTACGAGGAAGGAACGCCTCTGACGAACGCTCGGTATCTGCAATCCTTAACTTTAAAAGATTTGGAAGGCATTCTTGCTGGTCGCGGGCGAATCCCTTTGTTGCGCGCTCGGCTGGACAATCTTCGAGAGGCCGGACGGGTGCTCGTGGAAAAGTGGCGCGGGGACGTCATGCACCTCATTGCGTGGGCCCAGGGATCGGCCTGCCGACTGGCGGCGCGGTTGGTGGAAGATTTCCCAAGTTTTCGAGACCACTTTTTCGTGGACGGGCAGACCGTCTATTTTTGGAAAAGGGCTCAGATCTTTGCAGCCGATCTGCACGCAGCGTTTGAGGGACAAGGGCCGGGCCGATTCCTGGACATGGATCGCCTGACGGCCTTTGCCGACTACAAACTGCCCCAGGTGCTTCGCGAGCTAGAAATCCTTCAATACCGCGACGACTTGGCCCAACAGATCGACGATCAGGCGCTCCTTGCTTCGGGATGTCGGGAGGAAATTGAAATTCGTGCCATGACGCTGGTGGCCGTCGAGAAACTTAAAGACGCTTTTCATCGTCGTGGGCATCGCCGTATCACCAGTGTCCATGTGGACCACTGGCTCTGGTCGCTGGGTCAGCTGGACCTTTTTCGCCGGCGCCCGTACCACCGATGCCGCACGATTTTTTACTGAAATTTTGCAAAGAAGCCAGGGACTTCGTGAAAAGCTTGACAAACAAACCTGTGGCCGATACTCTCAACCGTGGAAGTCTGGGGGAAGGCTCCTGATCGCTCTGGCTGCACAAACTCCTTCTCATGAGTGTGGTTTACGTCAATCCCCCCCTGTCATTTTCGGCACTTAGCCCGGCACCTGACGGATTGTGACTCATTTAGCGGCCTGATTTCCAGAATGTGGGCTTTTATCCTTGGCAAAAGGTTGAAGAATCACAAAAGGTAAGGCTAAAGGGGAGGAAGCACCATGAAAAAGCTATTGGTGGCGGCGCTGTGTCTAAGTTTTGTATGGGCGATGGGGGTGGTTCCCGTTAGGGGTGAGGAAGCGCTTCGCGTGGGCATCATTCTTCCCCTGACAGGGGCAAAGGCCAAGTTCGGCGAGATCGAAAAGCTTTCCTTTGATATGGCTCTGAAGGAAATCAACGATGCGGGAGGTATTAACGGCAAAAAGCTGGAATTTCTTTACGAAGACGACACGGGACGCCCGGAAGTGGCCCGTTCGGCCGCGGAGAAACTCATCAACAAAGATAAGGTGCTCATGCTGGGCGGAGGATACGGCAGTTCCGAAACTTTTGCCATTGCCGGTGTGGCGCAGCAGAATCGCGTTCCCTTCTTGGTCAACACGGGAGCGGATGACAAAATTACCGAGCAAAATTGGGAATACATCTTTCGGTTGAACCCACCAGTGAGCGAATATCCCAAGGGTTTGGAATCCTTTCTCACCGAAGTGGTGAAACCGAAAACCGCCGCCATCCTTTATGAGAACACCAACTTCGGCAGTTCGGGATCCGCTAAATTCAGAAAAATTTGTGAACGGCTAGGTATTCAAGTGGTTCTTGAGGAAGGCTACGAGCACGGAGGAGTGGACTTCAAGCCCATTTTGGTCAAAGTTAAAAACAAGAATCCTGACCTCATTTACATGATCTCCTATGTGATGGACGCCGCGCTGCTCATGCGCCAGTCCATGGAGCTGCGTATTCAACCCAAGGTTTTCGTGGGTGGAGCCGCCGGTTTTACCTTGCCTGAATTCCCGAAGAATGCCGGCAAAGCGGCGGAAAAGGTCTTTTCGGCGACCCTCTGGTACCAGACGCTTAACTACCCCGGCGCCATGGATTATTATAACAAGTTCGTGGCTGCCTATAATAAGCCTACGGAATACCACGGTGCCGAAGCCTATGCAGCGGCGTATGTCATTGCCGATGTTCTAAAAAGAGCCAAATCCATGAGTGCCGATGACATTCGCCAAGCTCTGTCGGAAACCGATCTGATGACGGTTTTCGGCCCTGTGAAGTTTGTTTCTTATGGTAAGAAAACCAACCAGAATCGTTTGCCCACCTACCTGGTCCAATGGATTGATGGCCAATTGGAACTGGTTTGGCCCACGGACTTGGCCAGCAAACCGTATGTTTATCCCATCGACTGGGAAGCCGAGTGGAAGTA is a window of Desulfosoma caldarium DNA encoding:
- a CDS encoding queuosine 5'-phosphate N-glycosylase/hydrolase translates to MFEFPVLGSAAWLAARAKFVFLNHDAVDSAVETWGHLVQKVPSWKQPFHYWDGTEETARWIFVLDVLNHCFWPDPGDPLWEVEMDGTWYSGYCGLAAALKKAYEEGTPLTNARYLQSLTLKDLEGILAGRGRIPLLRARLDNLREAGRVLVEKWRGDVMHLIAWAQGSACRLAARLVEDFPSFRDHFFVDGQTVYFWKRAQIFAADLHAAFEGQGPGRFLDMDRLTAFADYKLPQVLRELEILQYRDDLAQQIDDQALLASGCREEIEIRAMTLVAVEKLKDAFHRRGHRRITSVHVDHWLWSLGQLDLFRRRPYHRCRTIFY
- a CDS encoding ABC transporter substrate-binding protein; the protein is MKKLLVAALCLSFVWAMGVVPVRGEEALRVGIILPLTGAKAKFGEIEKLSFDMALKEINDAGGINGKKLEFLYEDDTGRPEVARSAAEKLINKDKVLMLGGGYGSSETFAIAGVAQQNRVPFLVNTGADDKITEQNWEYIFRLNPPVSEYPKGLESFLTEVVKPKTAAILYENTNFGSSGSAKFRKICERLGIQVVLEEGYEHGGVDFKPILVKVKNKNPDLIYMISYVMDAALLMRQSMELRIQPKVFVGGAAGFTLPEFPKNAGKAAEKVFSATLWYQTLNYPGAMDYYNKFVAAYNKPTEYHGAEAYAAAYVIADVLKRAKSMSADDIRQALSETDLMTVFGPVKFVSYGKKTNQNRLPTYLVQWIDGQLELVWPTDLASKPYVYPIDWEAEWK